The Calditerrivibrio nitroreducens DSM 19672 genome window below encodes:
- the hisD gene encoding histidinol dehydrogenase codes for MIYKDTNEILPKILKRSDDYEEKYLSTVLSIIDDVKKNGDSALKIYSKKFDNNPDENLEVTKKEMISAYDNIDEQLKLDLQLAKKNIEEYHKNQLEKSWFIEKEGTILGQKITPLDKVGVYVPGGKASYPSTVLMNVIPAKVAGVKEVIVVTPAKDGKISEIVLAACYIAGVDKIFKIGGAQAIAALSYGTETIPKVDKIVGPGNIYVALAKKLVFGRVDIDMIAGPSEILIIADDSANPEYVAADMLSQAEHDELASSITITDSPNLAKEIEKYLNIHLKSLPKKDIAEKSLKQYGGVIVVKNINEAVELSNSIAPEHLELAVKNPFELLPKIKHAGAIFLGHYTPEAMGDYFAGPNHTLPTGGTARFSSPLGTYDFFKRSSIISYTRDSFLKQRENVYRLAKSEDLDAHALSVKVRG; via the coding sequence ATGATTTACAAAGATACCAATGAGATATTACCAAAAATACTAAAAAGAAGCGATGATTACGAGGAAAAATACCTCAGCACTGTGCTTTCAATTATTGACGACGTAAAGAAAAATGGTGACTCTGCTCTAAAAATATATTCAAAAAAATTTGATAATAACCCTGATGAAAATCTCGAAGTCACCAAAAAAGAGATGATTTCTGCTTATGATAATATTGATGAACAATTAAAGCTGGATCTTCAACTGGCTAAAAAAAATATAGAAGAATACCACAAAAATCAGCTTGAAAAATCCTGGTTTATCGAAAAGGAAGGTACAATTTTAGGGCAGAAGATCACTCCACTTGATAAAGTTGGTGTTTATGTACCTGGAGGAAAGGCAAGCTATCCTTCCACCGTACTTATGAATGTAATACCTGCCAAAGTGGCAGGAGTGAAAGAGGTAATTGTCGTAACACCTGCAAAAGATGGAAAAATAAGCGAAATAGTGCTTGCGGCCTGTTATATAGCTGGAGTGGATAAAATTTTTAAAATCGGGGGTGCACAGGCTATAGCTGCCCTTTCTTATGGCACAGAAACGATTCCTAAAGTTGATAAGATCGTAGGACCTGGGAATATATACGTTGCATTAGCCAAAAAATTGGTATTCGGTAGAGTAGACATAGATATGATAGCAGGTCCCAGTGAAATACTCATCATCGCCGATGATTCCGCAAACCCAGAATATGTGGCAGCAGACATGCTATCACAGGCGGAGCATGACGAATTGGCATCTTCAATTACCATCACAGACAGCCCAAACCTTGCAAAAGAAATAGAAAAGTATTTAAATATTCACCTTAAATCTCTTCCCAAAAAAGATATCGCTGAGAAGTCTCTAAAACAGTATGGAGGGGTAATTGTTGTTAAAAATATCAATGAAGCTGTGGAATTATCCAATAGTATTGCACCAGAGCATTTGGAATTAGCAGTAAAAAACCCTTTTGAACTTCTTCCAAAAATAAAACATGCCGGAGCAATCTTTCTGGGGCATTATACACCTGAAGCAATGGGTGATTATTTTGCAGGACCAAACCATACCCTCCCCACTGGTGGAACGGCCAGATTCTCATCCCCTCTTGGAACGTATGACTTCTTCAAGAGATCAAGTATAATATCATACACAAGGGATAGCTTTTTAAAACAAAGGGAGAATGTTTATAGACTCGCAAAATCAGAAGATCTCGATGCCCATGCACTCTCGGTAAAGGTAAGGGGATAG
- the rpe gene encoding ribulose-phosphate 3-epimerase, which produces MIVAPSILSADFSKLGQEVIDIDRSGADWIHIDVMDGLFVPNITIGPLVIEAIRSKTTKPFDVHLMIVNPEKYIDQFATAGSDIITVHYESTVHLHRVIHQIKDTGRKAGVSINPSTPVIMLDEILPYLDLVLIMSVNPGFGGQKFIESSISKIKKLKEMIVSANLQTLIEVDGGVSDKNIRLLKDAGCDVVVAGNYIFKSNDYESAIRKLKI; this is translated from the coding sequence ATGATTGTAGCCCCATCAATTTTAAGTGCAGATTTTTCAAAACTTGGCCAGGAGGTTATAGATATAGATAGATCAGGCGCCGACTGGATTCATATAGACGTTATGGATGGGTTATTCGTGCCCAATATAACGATAGGGCCCCTGGTGATAGAGGCAATAAGATCTAAAACGACTAAACCCTTCGACGTTCATCTGATGATAGTTAATCCTGAAAAATACATAGATCAATTTGCAACTGCAGGTTCAGACATAATAACCGTTCACTATGAATCAACTGTTCATCTTCACAGGGTTATACACCAGATCAAAGATACAGGGAGAAAAGCCGGTGTTTCAATAAATCCATCTACTCCTGTGATAATGTTAGATGAGATTTTGCCTTATCTGGATTTAGTCCTTATTATGAGTGTAAATCCAGGTTTTGGTGGTCAAAAGTTTATAGAATCGTCTATAAGTAAAATAAAGAAATTAAAAGAGATGATCGTTAGTGCAAACTTACAAACATTAATAGAAGTGGATGGTGGAGTCTCTGATAAAAATATCAGGCTACTAAAAGATGCAGGTTGTGACGTTGTGGTGGCCGGGAATTACATTTTTAAATCAAACGATTATGAATCCGCCATAAGAAAGCTTAAGATATAA
- a CDS encoding methyltransferase RsmF C-terminal domain-like protein, with translation MNQEFIKKYRELFGNESDDFFSSLLKKRKRYFRLNKARDVDYLKELNSYKISPTDIPNVFSYDEPNEIITNTISFLTGGIYIQNPSSVIPPMILSELLGNNGVVLDVAAAPGGKTTALSEFSNRNMTIIANEPSSSRLKSLNFNLEKYGAWNVNTISFDGRVLHKKLPQIFDGILLDAPCSNENKIGYSEEINKNWSIDLLNKMKKLQKEIILSVLQLLKPGGFLIYSTCTFSIEENEQNIEEILKENSDFELIDINKNRFTKGISGNIALDDKIIRVLPHKSEYDGFFIAGLKKKGELIIDNKNEKNTEKNTINQFFPGHEFEGTFKSIDGLIFFQKENRLIEKIKFNKTGIKAGKMIKNELELSSQFLWEFGKFFNENKKIYIKRENAIEFLSGFDISMEVDRDKNALFYEDIPVGVVKNLGGVLKNKLDRYFLYGRGI, from the coding sequence ATGAACCAGGAATTTATTAAAAAATACAGAGAACTTTTTGGCAATGAGTCTGATGATTTTTTTTCGTCTCTTTTAAAAAAACGAAAGAGGTATTTCAGACTTAATAAAGCAAGAGATGTGGACTATTTAAAAGAACTCAACTCATATAAAATCTCCCCCACGGATATACCCAATGTTTTCTCCTACGATGAACCAAACGAAATTATTACCAATACTATCTCTTTTCTGACAGGTGGAATATATATACAAAACCCATCTTCAGTGATACCACCGATGATATTGTCAGAATTATTGGGGAATAATGGGGTTGTACTTGATGTGGCGGCGGCACCAGGGGGGAAAACAACCGCATTAAGTGAATTTTCCAATCGAAATATGACAATTATTGCCAATGAGCCATCCTCTTCAAGATTAAAATCACTTAATTTCAATCTTGAAAAATATGGGGCATGGAACGTTAACACGATCTCCTTTGACGGAAGAGTCCTGCACAAAAAATTACCCCAGATTTTCGACGGAATATTACTGGATGCCCCCTGCAGCAATGAAAACAAGATAGGGTACAGCGAAGAAATAAATAAAAACTGGTCGATAGATCTTTTAAACAAAATGAAAAAGCTACAAAAAGAGATCATTCTATCAGTGTTACAACTTTTAAAGCCAGGCGGTTTTCTCATCTATTCCACCTGCACTTTTTCCATAGAAGAGAATGAACAAAATATTGAAGAAATACTAAAAGAAAATTCCGATTTTGAATTGATAGATATAAATAAAAATAGATTCACCAAAGGGATTTCAGGCAATATTGCACTTGATGATAAGATCATAAGAGTGCTACCCCATAAAAGTGAGTATGATGGTTTCTTTATAGCAGGATTAAAAAAGAAAGGAGAACTTATTATCGATAATAAAAACGAAAAAAATACAGAAAAAAATACGATAAACCAATTTTTTCCTGGTCATGAATTCGAAGGTACTTTTAAATCAATCGATGGTCTAATCTTTTTTCAAAAAGAAAACAGATTAATTGAGAAAATTAAGTTTAATAAAACTGGCATAAAAGCTGGTAAAATGATAAAAAATGAACTCGAATTGTCCTCACAGTTTCTATGGGAATTTGGAAAATTTTTTAACGAAAATAAAAAAATATACATCAAAAGAGAAAATGCTATTGAATTTTTATCTGGATTTGATATAAGCATGGAGGTCGATAGAGACAAAAATGCACTTTTTTACGAGGATATACCGGTAGGGGTTGTGAAAAATCTTGGTGGTGTCTTAAAAAATAAACTTGATAGATATTTTCTATACGGAAGAGGAATATAA
- a CDS encoding diguanylate cyclase: MPEVLVVEDSKFFQKVLENEFKELEYNVTFASSINEAKAILNSNKRFHLATVDIELPDGSGLDFCREVKSNPAFNYLQLLVITGSNDEDSRKKAFESGAIAFIKKEDVPQRLKSYIKNINSIISNISYSNNLVILLEDSDFQRKYIKSTLEFAGLKVIDFSNNESLIEYLEKNKPIVDLAIVDYFLDGQNSLKSILYLKETKFYEQVPIIMLTVSNDLSHKYELFMIGANDFIIKPFDTGDFYLRIRNQLKTKYLIDMLDAKNKLLTISSITDDLTKLYNRRFFWETIEKEHKRHNRINSEYSIIMLDIDHFKKINDNFGHGTGDLVLSDVAFSLKNSVRNTDIVARYGGEEFIVLLPDTKKENAIVVANKILNSIREIPVHFRSEPITVSIGLASSREGDNYEKIISLADERLYKAKNNGRNRIEYD; encoded by the coding sequence ATGCCTGAAGTGTTGGTAGTGGAAGATAGTAAATTTTTCCAGAAAGTACTCGAAAACGAATTTAAAGAGTTGGAGTACAACGTTACATTTGCATCTTCCATCAACGAAGCAAAAGCTATTTTAAATAGTAATAAAAGATTTCATCTTGCAACGGTAGATATAGAGCTTCCGGATGGGTCAGGGCTGGATTTTTGCAGAGAGGTAAAATCCAATCCAGCTTTCAATTACTTGCAATTATTAGTCATAACAGGCTCCAATGATGAAGACAGCAGAAAAAAAGCTTTTGAATCAGGTGCAATAGCATTTATCAAAAAAGAAGATGTACCACAGAGGCTCAAAAGCTATATAAAAAATATCAATTCTATCATCTCAAATATCTCATATTCAAACAATCTGGTAATACTTCTGGAAGACAGCGACTTCCAGAGAAAATACATAAAGAGTACTTTAGAGTTTGCAGGGCTTAAGGTTATCGACTTTAGTAATAACGAATCGTTAATTGAGTATCTGGAAAAAAATAAACCAATTGTAGACTTAGCAATAGTTGATTATTTTCTGGATGGCCAAAATTCTCTTAAGTCCATCTTATATTTAAAAGAAACAAAATTTTATGAACAGGTACCAATCATTATGCTCACAGTATCAAATGATCTATCCCACAAATATGAACTCTTTATGATAGGGGCAAACGACTTCATCATAAAACCTTTTGATACTGGAGATTTTTATCTAAGAATAAGAAATCAGCTAAAGACTAAATATCTTATCGATATGCTTGATGCAAAAAACAAGTTACTCACCATTTCATCCATCACCGATGATCTTACAAAACTGTATAACCGTCGATTCTTCTGGGAAACCATCGAGAAGGAACATAAAAGGCACAACAGGATAAACTCAGAATACAGCATCATAATGCTGGATATCGATCATTTTAAAAAGATCAACGACAATTTTGGACATGGTACTGGGGATCTTGTTTTATCGGATGTCGCTTTTAGCCTTAAAAATTCTGTCAGAAATACTGATATTGTTGCACGATATGGCGGAGAAGAATTTATAGTTTTGCTTCCGGATACCAAGAAAGAGAATGCCATCGTTGTGGCGAATAAAATTTTAAATTCCATAAGGGAAATTCCGGTTCATTTTAGATCTGAACCTATAACTGTAAGCATAGGATTAGCTTCTTCCAGAGAAGGGGATAATTATGAAAAAATCATCTCATTGGCAGATGAGAGATTATATAAAGCCAAAAATAATGGGAGAAACAGGATCGAATATGACTAA
- a CDS encoding L,D-transpeptidase family protein yields the protein MKKSSHWQMRDYIKPKIMGETGSNMTKISRIFFSLLIILLCHNAVYASKKIFADVMAKGVDKEKVFLVDKGMKKSFLVEIRDDLPVLIKEFDDVIVGEGNGDKLREGDKKTPTGVYYVIGFIPQSKLDKIYGTGAFPLNYPNFVDKLYGKTGHGIWIHGRDPLEKKQVSKGCVVLKNEDINYLKSINFINTPVVIAEKLHFTDELNYNTEKSFWLNFLNEFYESWKNNDINRLSKLIHVRFKDSNHKSYSEYIQRKKMLMEKYPQKTITFENIKIFKENESEVVFDFDQYYSAPNITTYGTKRLYLIKEANDFKIIAEEYIPKAIPERFKHMTKLETTKEAKPTDNTSKDEKPTTPVVKTDNEPIKQVKNQASAPKENNINIEKTINDFVEEWRLSWESKDINKYIDFYSTNFRSGSLDYEGWKNDKGGKFERIKNISVEVSNIKIKHLKNGDFEVTFVQKYKTETMNNKGVKTLTIRIENGKPKIVGESWRPLR from the coding sequence ATGAAAAAATCATCTCATTGGCAGATGAGAGATTATATAAAGCCAAAAATAATGGGAGAAACAGGATCGAATATGACTAAAATATCCAGAATCTTTTTTTCACTGTTAATAATATTACTATGCCACAATGCAGTTTATGCCTCCAAAAAGATCTTTGCAGATGTTATGGCAAAAGGAGTGGACAAAGAGAAGGTTTTCTTAGTTGATAAAGGTATGAAAAAATCATTTTTAGTCGAAATTAGAGATGATTTACCCGTATTAATTAAAGAATTTGATGACGTCATCGTGGGGGAAGGTAACGGAGATAAATTGAGGGAGGGTGATAAAAAAACACCCACTGGTGTTTATTATGTTATAGGTTTTATCCCACAATCCAAGCTGGATAAAATTTATGGGACAGGAGCGTTTCCACTGAATTACCCAAACTTCGTGGATAAGCTATACGGTAAAACAGGGCACGGTATATGGATTCACGGAAGAGATCCATTAGAAAAAAAACAAGTTTCGAAAGGTTGTGTAGTACTCAAAAATGAGGATATTAATTATCTCAAATCTATCAACTTCATCAATACACCAGTCGTAATTGCTGAGAAATTACACTTTACCGATGAATTAAACTACAATACGGAAAAATCTTTCTGGCTAAATTTTCTCAACGAATTCTATGAAAGCTGGAAAAATAATGATATTAATAGACTTAGTAAATTGATACATGTAAGATTCAAAGATAGTAATCACAAAAGCTACTCAGAATATATCCAGAGAAAAAAGATGCTGATGGAAAAATATCCCCAGAAAACTATAACTTTTGAAAATATAAAGATCTTCAAAGAGAACGAATCTGAAGTCGTATTTGATTTCGATCAATACTACTCTGCACCAAACATCACCACATACGGTACCAAAAGGCTTTATTTGATTAAAGAAGCAAACGATTTCAAGATAATTGCAGAAGAGTACATTCCAAAAGCTATCCCGGAAAGATTTAAGCATATGACAAAACTTGAAACAACAAAAGAAGCTAAACCAACCGATAACACCTCAAAGGATGAAAAACCTACTACACCTGTTGTCAAAACTGATAATGAACCTATAAAACAGGTAAAAAATCAAGCATCAGCTCCAAAAGAAAACAACATAAATATCGAAAAAACCATCAATGACTTTGTAGAAGAGTGGCGATTAAGTTGGGAATCAAAAGATATTAATAAGTACATAGACTTTTACAGCACAAATTTCAGATCTGGTAGTTTAGACTATGAAGGATGGAAAAACGATAAGGGTGGTAAGTTTGAAAGAATTAAAAATATATCGGTGGAAGTATCAAATATAAAGATTAAACACTTAAAAAACGGCGATTTTGAGGTTACTTTCGTTCAGAAATATAAAACAGAAACTATGAATAACAAAGGGGTTAAGACACTCACAATAAGAATAGAAAACGGTAAACCAAAGATTGTAGGAGAATCCTGGAGACCTCTTAGATGA
- a CDS encoding M99 family carboxypeptidase catalytic domain-containing protein: MIIRVLIFALIIPITLFAVDRPSLKHEVYLEGTDYELHIFKIYGKEPGKKGLIVGGIQGDEPGGYLSADLYVDAWLDKGDLIIIPRANFKSIILFNRGIDGDMNRRFIDNKTKHEMDQVVDIIQKLMSEVDFFLHLHDGSGFYSPVYVDKLRNPYRWGQSVIVDAEKYICNNKEIELGKIAKEVIKETNKKIKEKKFHFEYLNTDTDNPKTRYKDMKKTATYYALKNYCIPSFGLETSKNLPDDKTKILHKTYLINEFFKIFDIKPELPPIKLPVPELKSIKVLIDNKPLEIKNGDSFAVKKGVKLKIEEINSNYKRGLSCDILGFNGLNDRGLDYVVQKDTEIKCRKDHKIIGFIKLYVKEDPEDLKENGYFEISVNGTIMKIYNNQKLNVKINDNIVLLNFNGDTNIPVNLRGFVPPNIKSNDGDDRNIKIIANNKYFMKKYALENGNTYEIIAGTLDNIKGRILLSIDK, encoded by the coding sequence ATGATAATCAGGGTACTGATATTTGCTCTTATCATACCCATAACACTATTTGCTGTAGATAGACCATCTTTAAAGCATGAGGTGTATCTTGAGGGTACTGATTACGAGCTTCATATCTTCAAAATTTATGGAAAAGAACCTGGTAAAAAAGGATTAATAGTAGGTGGTATACAGGGGGACGAACCTGGTGGGTATCTTTCTGCAGATCTCTACGTGGATGCCTGGCTGGATAAAGGGGATCTTATTATCATCCCAAGAGCAAATTTTAAATCGATAATTTTATTCAATCGTGGAATTGATGGTGATATGAACAGAAGATTTATTGATAATAAAACGAAACATGAAATGGATCAGGTGGTGGATATCATTCAAAAACTGATGTCGGAGGTTGATTTTTTTCTACATCTTCACGACGGTTCAGGCTTTTACTCCCCCGTCTATGTTGATAAACTGAGAAACCCTTACCGATGGGGTCAGTCTGTAATTGTTGATGCGGAAAAGTATATCTGTAATAACAAGGAGATAGAACTTGGTAAGATAGCAAAAGAGGTAATAAAAGAGACAAATAAAAAGATAAAAGAGAAAAAGTTCCATTTCGAATACCTAAATACTGACACAGATAACCCTAAAACAAGATATAAGGATATGAAAAAAACAGCCACATATTATGCCTTAAAAAATTACTGTATCCCATCTTTTGGGCTTGAAACATCAAAAAATCTTCCGGATGATAAAACAAAAATTTTACATAAAACATATCTAATCAATGAATTTTTTAAAATTTTTGATATAAAACCCGAACTACCACCGATAAAATTACCAGTTCCAGAATTAAAATCGATTAAAGTTCTTATCGATAATAAACCCTTAGAAATAAAAAATGGAGACAGCTTTGCTGTAAAAAAAGGTGTAAAACTAAAAATAGAAGAAATTAATTCAAATTATAAGAGGGGGTTGTCCTGCGATATATTGGGATTTAATGGATTAAATGATAGAGGGTTGGATTATGTGGTACAAAAGGATACCGAAATAAAGTGTAGAAAAGACCACAAGATAATAGGTTTTATTAAGCTCTATGTTAAAGAAGATCCTGAGGATTTAAAAGAAAATGGATATTTTGAAATCTCCGTAAATGGAACCATAATGAAGATATACAACAATCAAAAACTCAATGTAAAAATCAACGATAATATTGTATTATTAAACTTTAATGGAGATACAAATATACCCGTGAATTTAAGAGGTTTCGTCCCTCCTAATATAAAATCAAACGATGGGGATGATAGGAATATTAAGATAATTGCAAACAACAAGTATTTTATGAAAAAGTATGCATTAGAAAATGGTAATACATACGAGATAATAGCAGGTACTCTGGATAATATAAAAGGTAGAATTTTATTGTCAATTGACAAGTAA
- a CDS encoding BMP family ABC transporter substrate-binding protein, with product MLKKILFLTIFLFSFNLLYAKDLNVGFVYVGPVGDGGWTYAHDLGRQQMAKLPFVKKTQYIESVPEGADATRVITNLAQKGYNLIFTTSFGYMDPTIKVAKKFKNVVFMHCSGYKTADNVGNYFGRMYQARYLSGIIAGAMTKSNIIGYVAAHPIPEVIRGINAFTLGVRSVNPKAVVKVVWTNTWFDPATERNAADSLLDVGADLLTMHQDTPATLQAAEKRGKYVIGYNSDMRKYAPNGFLTAPVWNWGVLYKEIATQVSNGTWKPSSIWWGLDKGIIDLAQLSPKIPSEIVKKVELEKRDIISGKNKIFVGPIKDNSGKVVVPAGKVMSDQELLSMNFFVEGVQGTIKK from the coding sequence ATGCTCAAAAAAATACTATTTTTAACAATTTTTCTATTTTCCTTTAACCTGCTTTATGCCAAAGATTTAAATGTAGGCTTTGTATATGTTGGACCTGTAGGTGATGGTGGCTGGACATACGCTCACGATCTTGGTAGACAGCAGATGGCAAAGCTCCCATTTGTGAAAAAAACACAATATATTGAATCAGTGCCAGAGGGGGCAGATGCCACAAGAGTTATCACAAACCTTGCCCAGAAAGGGTATAACCTAATCTTTACAACAAGCTTTGGATATATGGATCCCACAATCAAGGTGGCAAAAAAGTTTAAAAATGTGGTATTTATGCATTGCTCAGGCTACAAAACCGCTGACAATGTGGGTAACTATTTCGGAAGGATGTATCAGGCAAGATATCTATCCGGAATAATTGCAGGTGCAATGACAAAAAGTAACATAATAGGCTATGTGGCGGCACATCCAATCCCAGAGGTTATAAGAGGGATAAACGCGTTTACTCTGGGGGTAAGAAGTGTAAACCCAAAAGCAGTTGTGAAAGTAGTATGGACAAATACATGGTTTGACCCTGCCACTGAAAGAAACGCTGCAGATAGCTTACTTGATGTGGGAGCTGATCTTCTCACAATGCATCAGGATACACCGGCAACTCTTCAGGCAGCAGAAAAAAGAGGTAAATATGTTATAGGGTATAACTCTGATATGAGAAAGTATGCCCCAAATGGATTTCTCACTGCACCAGTGTGGAATTGGGGTGTGCTATACAAAGAGATTGCAACACAGGTTAGTAATGGAACATGGAAACCATCTTCAATTTGGTGGGGATTGGATAAAGGTATCATAGACCTCGCTCAATTAAGTCCAAAAATACCTTCAGAAATTGTAAAAAAAGTTGAATTGGAAAAAAGAGATATAATCTCCGGCAAAAATAAAATATTCGTTGGGCCTATAAAAGATAACAGTGGTAAGGTTGTGGTACCAGCAGGAAAAGTAATGTCAGATCAGGAACTTTTGAGTATGAACTTTTTTGTTGAAGGCGTTCAGGGTACTATAAAGAAATAA
- a CDS encoding ABC transporter ATP-binding protein, with product MEKILELKEISKKFGDFQANKKISFDLYRGEILTILGENGAGKSTLMNIITGFYRSDDGEIYVKGEKVTLNSPKDAIKHGIGMVHQHFMLVKNLTVFENLLVSLKEKRFIINKSRYANIFLNIFKKFNLNIDLDLPLWKLPIGEQQWIEIIKLLINDCQILILDEPTTLLTPQETEFLFKFLFELKKEGKSIIFISHKIKEVMEVSDRIVILKKGEVVNILNKEEFNENKISHLMVGTVLKDKYEKDVKPSDDVLLEISNLYAKNDKGLADLQDFNLVVRKSEILGIAGISGNGQKALAEVLTGLKDPYKGKIALNGRDITYGTARQKYIHGIAHIPEDRKAMGIAPDLTVEENLILKNFKDKELGGILLNRKNINRYANDLVEKFNIQYGVKNAPVRLLSGGNIQKVIIARELSENPTILVALYPTRGLDIGSQEFIHQTIIEHQKKGMSTIYISEDLDELLKISDRIAVIFRGKNMGYFEPDKVDKKTIGKMMGGIVKDD from the coding sequence ATGGAAAAAATTTTAGAACTAAAAGAGATATCCAAAAAATTTGGGGATTTTCAAGCAAATAAGAAAATCTCATTTGATTTATATAGAGGTGAAATACTTACTATATTAGGCGAAAACGGTGCTGGAAAAAGTACCTTAATGAATATCATTACCGGTTTCTACAGAAGCGATGATGGGGAAATCTATGTCAAAGGGGAAAAAGTAACCTTAAACAGCCCAAAGGATGCCATAAAACATGGCATTGGGATGGTACACCAACATTTCATGCTTGTGAAGAATTTAACCGTATTTGAAAATCTATTGGTATCACTTAAGGAAAAGCGTTTTATAATAAATAAAAGTAGATACGCCAATATATTTTTAAATATATTTAAAAAATTTAATCTTAATATCGATCTCGATCTCCCACTGTGGAAGCTCCCTATAGGTGAACAACAGTGGATAGAGATCATAAAACTACTTATAAACGATTGTCAGATTCTGATACTGGATGAACCCACCACACTTCTTACACCGCAGGAAACGGAATTTCTATTTAAGTTTCTCTTTGAGCTAAAAAAAGAAGGGAAATCCATTATCTTTATATCCCATAAAATAAAAGAGGTGATGGAGGTTTCGGATAGAATCGTAATACTAAAAAAAGGTGAGGTTGTAAATATATTAAACAAAGAAGAATTTAATGAAAATAAGATATCCCATCTAATGGTGGGTACTGTTTTAAAAGATAAATATGAAAAAGATGTTAAACCATCGGATGATGTTTTACTCGAGATATCAAATCTCTATGCAAAAAATGATAAAGGCCTTGCAGATCTACAAGATTTTAACTTAGTGGTAAGAAAATCTGAAATTTTAGGAATAGCAGGGATATCCGGAAATGGACAAAAAGCTCTTGCAGAAGTTTTAACAGGCTTAAAAGATCCTTACAAAGGTAAAATCGCCCTAAATGGCAGAGATATTACATATGGCACAGCAAGACAAAAGTATATCCATGGTATTGCTCATATACCCGAAGATAGAAAAGCAATGGGAATAGCACCTGATCTGACTGTTGAAGAGAATCTAATACTAAAAAATTTCAAAGATAAAGAGTTGGGTGGGATTTTATTAAACAGAAAAAATATAAATAGATACGCAAATGATCTTGTGGAAAAATTTAATATTCAATATGGAGTTAAAAATGCTCCAGTGAGGCTCCTTTCTGGTGGCAATATTCAGAAGGTCATTATTGCAAGAGAGCTGAGTGAAAATCCAACAATTTTAGTTGCCCTTTACCCCACAAGAGGTTTGGATATTGGATCCCAGGAGTTTATACATCAAACCATAATAGAGCATCAAAAAAAGGGGATGAGTACCATATACATTTCGGAGGATCTGGATGAGCTATTAAAGATATCAGACAGGATAGCGGTGATATTTAGAGGGAAAAATATGGGATATTTTGAACCTGATAAAGTAGATAAAAAAACAATTGGGAAAATGATGGGAGGGATAGTAAAAGATGATTAA